Proteins encoded in a region of the Anopheles aquasalis chromosome 2, idAnoAquaMG_Q_19, whole genome shotgun sequence genome:
- the LOC126578609 gene encoding transport and Golgi organization protein 11 isoform X2 yields the protein MARSISPGGYSNYEDDSLFQNAAFTHDISEQMRVPKRIRATGDYFDDHERDVLPNGNGEINSWNYHNKIDMTVPDRIVVLGQDQHLGTKSAPREIMLENSILPKDPGFVRVSTPPRVITLNEHHFPSASDEPEENAKDLEQEDDYGPASLESLEDPNNSQVFYSRPSASRAGHSREPTAKRSAFSKYNNELTLTRSMREETPTFGGSLENLTPSEEVTHLRRQVAKINRRLLALELDSVQMQQREKIMYCVGMAYLLFKTFVWLSRK from the exons ATGGCTCGCTCCATAAGCCCGGGGGGATACTCGAACTACGAGGACGACTCGCTGTTCCAGAACGCCGCCTTCACGCACGACATCAGTGAGCAGATGCGCGTTCCGAAGCGGATCCGGGCCACCGGAGACTACTTCGATGATCACGAGCGAGATGTGCTGCCAAACGGGAACGGAGAAATCAACTCGTGGAACTACCATAACAAGATCGATATGACCGTACCGGACCGTATCGTGGTGCTTGGCCAGGATCAGCATTTGG GCACGAAATCGGCTCCGCGAGAGATCATGCTGGAGAATTCCATCCTGCCGAAGGATCCGGGGTTCGTGCGGGTGTCCACACCGCCCCGTGTGATCACGCTCAACGAGCACCACTTCCCGTCGGCCTCCGATGAGCCGGAAGAGAACGCCAAAGATCTCGAGCAGGAGGATGACTACGGGCCGGCTTCCCTGGAATCGCTCGAAGACCCCAACAACAGCCAGGTGTTCTACTCGCGACCGTCGGCCTCTCGTGCTGGCCACTCCCGAGAACCTACCGCGAAGCGATCCGCATTCTCCAAGTACAACAATGAGCTGACACTGACCAGAAG CATGCGCGAAGAAACACCAACATTCGGTGGCAGCCTGGAGAACCTAACGCCCTCCGAGGAAGTAACGCACTTACGGCGCCAGGTGGCCAAGATCAACCGGCGCCTACTGGCTCTTGAGCTGGATTCGGTGCAGATGCAGCAGCGAGAAAAGATCATGTACTGCGTCGGCATGGCGTACCTGCTGTTCAAAACCTTCGTGTGGCTAAGCCGGAAATAG
- the LOC126579002 gene encoding 26S proteasome non-ATPase regulatory subunit 1, with amino-acid sequence MVNITSAAGIICLLDEPVVELKVFALSKLNMIVDEFWPEISEAAEKIEMLHEDKGFSHHELAALVASKVYYHLGSFEDSLTYALGAGDLFDVNARTEYVDTIIAKCIDHYTQLRVQAVEAQEANLAPKPIDTRLEAIVNRMIQRCLDDGQYKQALGIALETRRMDIVEASIMKADDVPGMLAYAFQVTMGFIQNRAFRNTVLRCLVGLYRNAGVPDYVNMCQCLIFLEDPLAVAEVLDGLTKDGDAAVLMAYQIAFDLYESATQQYLGQVLQALKATAPIPSALTSNFKPQGTGAAAPGSVEVKQEPKDEEEQPLVEQPQQQQQKIERTLDSLNEAEKVHQKNIEKLASILSGEVSIELQLQFLIRSNHADLQILRATKEAVRVSICHTATVIANAFMHSGTTSDQFLRDNLEWLARATNWAKLTATASLGVIHRGHETDSLALMQSYLPKESGPSSGYSEGGGLYALGLIHANHGANIIDYLLQQLKDAQNENVRHGGCLGLGLAAMGTHRQDVYEQLKFNLYQDDAVTGEAAGIAMGMLMLGSKHAQAIEDMVSYAQETQHEKILRGLAVGISLTMYARLEEADALVASLSNDKDPVLRRSGMYTLAMAYCGTGHNQAIRKLLHVAVSDVNDDVRRAAVTAIGFILFRSPEQCPSVVSLLAESYNPHVRYGAAMALGIACAGTGSREAIALLEPMAKFDPVNFVRQGALIASAMILIQQTDQTCPKVTFFRQLYTQVITNKHEDVMAKYGAILAQGIIDAGGRNVTVSLQSRTGHTNLQAVVGMLVFTQYWYWFPLAHCLSLAFTPTCLIALNSDLKMPKIDFKSAARPSLYAYPAPLEEKKREEREKVTTAVLSIAARAKRREGDKKKDASAAAAAAATGESKMEVDEEPTAKEEKPKEETTKAAAAATASPAKDDAKKKATDKSATTAAAAASPAPAAGDDAAAAGSSSASGDKAAGSDKKVPKEPEPSFEILSNPARVMRQQLKVISIAEGTPYTPLKEVTIGGIVMMKHTAGGEQVLVEPVAACGPKNDDLKEPDAPEPFEYVEDDA; translated from the coding sequence ATGGTGAACATTACGTCCGCCGCCGGCATCATCTGCCTGCTGGACGAGCCCGTCGTCGAGCTGAAGGTGTTTGCCCTCAGCAAACTCAACATGATAGTGGACGAGTTCTGGCCGGAAATCTCGGAGGCGGCCGAAAAGATCGAGATGCTGCACGAGGACAAAGGCTTCTCGCACCACGAGCTGGCGGCCCTGGTGGCCTCGAAGGTGTACTACCATCTCGGGTCGTTCGAGGACTCGCTGACGTACGCGCTGGGCGCGGGCGATCTGTTCGACGTGAATGCGCGCACCGAGTACGTGGACACGATCATCGCCAAGTGCATCGACCACTACACGCAGCTGCGAGTGcaggcggtggaggcgcaaGAAGCCAACCTTGccccgaaaccgatcgatacGCGCCTCGAAGCGATCGTCAACCGGATGATTCAGCGGTGCCTTGACGATGGCCAGTACAAGCAGGCACTCGGCATTGCGCTCGAGACGCGCCGTATGGACATCGTGGAAGCGTCCATCATGAAGGCGGACGATGTGCCCGGTATGCTGGCTTACGCTTTCCAGGTGACGATGGGTTTCATCCAGAACCGTGCCTTCCGCAACACGGTGCTCCGGTGTTTGGTGGGCCTGTACCGAAATGCTGGCGTTCCCGACTACGTCAACATGTGCCAGTGTTTGATCTTCCTCGAGGATCCACTCGCCGTCGCCGAAGTGCTCGATGGGTTGACGAAGGATGGCGATGCGGCCGTGCTGATGGCGTACCAGATTGCGTTCGATCTGTACGAATCGGCCACCCAGCAGTACCTCGGACAGGTGCTGCAAGCCCTCAAAGCAACGGCCCCCATTCCATCCGCCCTTACCTCCAACTTCAAACCGCAAGGAACTGGCGCAGCGGCTCCCGGATCGGTCGAGGTGAAGCAGGAACCAAAGGATGAGGAAGAACAACCACTGGTGgagcagccgcaacagcagcagcagaagatcgAACGCACGCTGGACAGTTTGAATGAGGCTGAGAAGGTTCACCAGAAGAACATTGAAAAGCTGGCCAGTATCCTATCGGGTGAGGTGTCGATCGAGCTGCAGCTACAGTTCCTTATCCGCAGCAATCACGCCGATCTGCAGATTCTGCGTGCTACGAAGGAAGCGGTCCGGGTGTCCATCTGCCACACTGCTACCGTTATTGCGAACGCGTTCATGCACAGCGGCACAACGAGCGATCAGTTCTTGCGCGACAATCTCGAATGGTTGGCCCGTGCAACCAATTGGGCTAAACTGACGGCCACGGCTTCGCTCGGTGTTATCCATCGTGGGCATGAGACGGATTCGCTTGCCCTCATGCAGAGCTACCTGCCAAAGGAGAGTGGTCCCAGTTCCGGATACTCCGAGGGTGGTGGTCTGTATGCGCTCGGATTGATCCACGCCAATCATGGCGCAAACATTATCGActatctgctgcagcagctgaaggatGCGCAGAACGAGAACGTACGCCATGGTGGTTGCCTTGGGCTGGGTTTGGCCGCAATGGGTACACATCGGCAGGACGTTTACGAGCAGCTCAAGTTCAACCTGTACCAGGATGATGCCGTCACGGGTGAAGCGGCCGGTATTGCGATgggaatgctgatgctgggctCGAAGCACGCCCAAGCGATCGAGGATATGGTTTCCTATGCACAGGAAACGCAGCACGAGAAGATTCTGCGCGGATTGGCCGTCGGTATTTCGCTGACGATGTACGCTCGGCTCGAGGAGGCGGACGCACTGGTGGCCTCACTTTCGAACGATAAGGATCCGGTGCTGCGCCGCAGTGGCATGTACACGCTCGCTATGGCCTACTGTGGCACGGGCCATAATCAAGCGATCCGCAAGCTGCTCCATGTGGCCGTCAGCGATGTGAATGATGATGTACGGCGTGCGGCCGTAACGGCGATCGGATTCATTCTCTTCCGCTCACCGGAACAGTGTCCGTCGGTTGTGTCGCTGCTGGCCGAATCCTACAATCCGCACGTCCGCTATGGTGCAGCCATGGCCCTCGGTATTGCGTGCGCCGGAACGGGTTCGCGGGAAGCGATCGCTTTGCTCGAACCGATGGCCAAGTTTGATCCGGTCAACTTTGTGCGCCAGGGTGCGCTGATCGCTTCGGCCATGATACTGATCCAGCAGACCGACCAAACCTGCCCGAAGGTAACGTTCTTCCGCCAGCTGTACACCCAGGTCATCACGAACAAGCACGAGGACGTGATGGCCAAGTATGGAGCGATCCTGGCCCAGGGTATCATCGATGCCGGTGGTCGCAACGTGACGGTCAGCTTGCAGTCGCGTACGGGACACACGAACCTGCAGGCCGTTGTCGGTATGCTGGTGTTCACCCAGTACTGGTACTGGTTCCCGTTGGCACACTGTCTATCGCTTGCCTTCACCCCGACCTGTCTGATTGCGCTGAACTCCGATCTGAAGATGCCAAAGATCGACTTCAAATCGGCAGCTCGACCATCCCTGTACGCGTATCCTGCACCGCTCGAGGAGAAGAAACGTGAAGAGCGTGAGAAGGTCACCACGGCCGTCCTATCGATTGCGGCGCGTGCCAAACGCCGTGaaggtgacaagaagaaggatgcttctgcagcagctgccgcggCCGCTACCGGAGAGAGCAAAATGGAAGTCGACGAAGAGCCGACCGCTAAGGAGGAAAAACCGAAGGAAGAGACGacaaaagcagcagccgcagcaacggCCAGCCCCGCAAAGGACgacgcgaagaagaaggccaCCGACaaatcggccaccaccgctgctgctgctgcttctcctgcgCCCGCTGCTGGGGATgacgcggcagcagcaggatcctCTTCTGCGTCGGGTGATAAAGCGGCTGGTAGCGATAAGAAGGTACCGAAAGAGCCGGAACCAAGCTTCGAGATTCTGTCCAATCCGGCGCGTGTCATGCGCCAGCAGCTGAAGGTGATCAGCATTGCCGAAGGAACACCGTACACACCGCTCAAGGAGGTCACGATCGGTGGAATTGTCATGATGAAGCATACGGCCGGCGGTGAGCAGGTGCTGGTAGAACCGGTGGCCGCCTGTGGGCCGAAGAATGACGATCTGAAGGAACCGGACGCCCCGGAACCGTTCGAGTATGTCGAAGATGATGCTTAA
- the LOC126572893 gene encoding fatty acid hydroxylase domain-containing protein 2-like → MEYLPLPNAANISNVPSFINGTLLEATIPVHGMGFIESKWNQLLDVIGDDPDMLYVWFLVTYTYSLFWFVGLLFTGMDLTGRPRALRKYKIQPGTNEPLEWNRFTHLVRVVLRNQFAFGIPTAYLMYRAARLIVTEVPPVRVLPAPWIIVRDLAVCVLSWEIGYYYTHRLLHHGSMYRRFHKQHHEWRSPVALSAMYSHPVEFVLSDLLPVYIGPALMRCHVFTVALWFTYVMVDTLVDHSDYHLPFLASSEFHDYHHFNFNQCFGNSGLWDLVHGTAKEFLRKKQFQRHYRLLSFRSAHEAIPDKEM, encoded by the exons ATGGAGTACCTGCCGCTACCGAATGCTGCCAACATCTCCAACGTACCATCGTTCATCAATGGCACGCTACTCGAAGCGACCATCCCGGTACACGGGATGGGCTTTATCGAAAGCAAGTGGAATCAACTGCTGGATGTGATCG GAGACGATCCCGATATGCTGTACGTTTGGTTCCTGGTCACTTACACGTACTCGTTGTTCTGGTTCGTGGGCTTACTGTTCACCGGTATGGATCTGACAGGAAGGCCGCGAGCCCTGCGTAAGTACAAGATACAGCCCGGCACCAACGAACCACTGGAGTGGAATCGCTTCACGCATCTCGTCCGCGTTGTGCTGCGCAATCAGTTCGCGTTCGGTATTCCGACCGCGTACCTGATGTACCGCGCCGCCAGACTGATCGTCACCGAAGTTCCGCCTGTCCGCGTGCTACCGGCACCGTGGATTATCGTCCGGGATCTGGCAGTCTGCGTGCTGAGCTGGGAGATTGGTTACTACTACACGCACCGGCTGCTGCACCATGGCAGCATGTACCGGCGGTTTcacaagcagcaccacgagTGGCGTTCCCCTGTTGCCCTGTCCGCCATGTACTCCCATCCGGTGGAGTTTGTGCTGAGTGATCTGCTGCCGGTTTACATCGGACCAGCGCTCATGCGGTGCCACGTGTTCACCGTCGCTCTCTGGTTTACTTACGTCATGGTGGACACGCTCGTCGACCACTCCGACTATCatctcccttttttggccagctcGGAGTTTCACGATTATCATCACTTTAA CTTCAACCAGTGTTTTGGCAATTCCGGCCTGTGGGATCTGGTTCACGGAACGGCGAAAGAGTTTCTGCgcaaaaaacaattccaacgGCACTATCGACTGTTAAGCTTTAGATCGGCCCACGAGGCAATACCAGATAAGGAAATGTAA
- the LOC126579012 gene encoding cytochrome c oxidase assembly protein COX15 homolog, which translates to MFNCLRISSCLLRSGAPAKYSAFKSISAARSFVSQALLVKPRTPIAFRDATKKTGQLLTLGRALRSPISRYCTKADTPEKGSRAVGYWLAGCSGMVFVAVVLGGVTRLTESGLSMVTWKLLGEKMPRTDSEWKEEFEKYQQFPEFKLKNQDITLQEFKLIWYMEYGHRMWGRAIGAFYALPAIYFWTRGYFNRAMKVRVLAFGTLIGLQGLMGWYMVKSGLEDRFQAESDVPRVSQYRLASHLGFAFVLYSLFLWSALDRLLPAQKLLGQIPAATFRFKGLAHATKAAVFLTALSGAFVAGLDAGLIYNSFPKMADRWIPSDILALSPTLRNFTENPTTVQFDHRILGTATLTLITGMFLISRRRMLPPRAYRAATAVAVMGWMQVALGITTLLTYVPVPLAASHQSGSLLLLSFAIWLTHELKLVRRLPK; encoded by the exons ATGTTCAATTGTTTACGCATTTCCTCGTGCCTGCTGCGAAGTGGTGCACCGGCTAAATATTCTGCATTTAAATCCATCAGTGCAGCCAGATCCTTCGTCAGCCAGGCGCTTCTAGTCAAACCGCGAACGCCGATTGCTTTCCGTGATGCAACCAAAAAG ACTGGACAGCTGCTTACACTCGGCAGGGCACTACGCAGTCCCATCAGCCGGTATTGTACGAAAGCGGACACACCGGAGAAAGGCAGCAGGGCGGTCGGATACTGGTTGGCCGGTTGTAGCGGCATGGTGTTCGTGGCCGTCGTTCTAG GAGGTGTCACGCGGCTAACGGAATCGGGTCTTTCGATGGTAACCTGGAAACTGCTTGGCGAAAAGATGCCCCGCACGGACAGTGAGTGGAAGGAAGAGTTCgaaaagtatcaacagttCCCGGAATTCAAACT CAAAAACCAGGACATCACACTGCAGGAGTTCAAGCTAATCTGGTACATGGAGTACGGTCACCGGATGTGGGGACGAGCAATCGGGGCCTTCTACGCACTGCCAGCGATCTACTTTTGGACGCGCGGGTACTTTAACCGCGCGATGAAGGTGCGTGTGCTGGCCTTCGGCACGCTGATCGGTCTGCAGGGATTGATGGGCTGGTACATGGTCAAATCGGGTCTAGAGGATCGTTTCCAGGCGGAAAGCGATGTACCACGTGTTTCCCAGTACCGCCTTGCGTCGCATCTTGGCTTCGCGTTCGTCCTTTACTCGCTGTTCCTCTGGTCCGCGCTCGATAGGCTGTTGCCGGCACAGAAACTGCTGGGACAAATTCCGGCCGCAACATTCCGCTTCAAGGGTCTGGCACATGCGACCAAGGCGGCCGTGTTTCTGACGGCCCTTTCCGGCGCATTCGTGGCCGGGCTGGACGCTGGCTTGATCTACAATTCGTTTCCAAAAATGGCAGACCGCTGGATACCGAGCGACATCCTGGCGCTTTCGCCAACGTTGCGTAACTTTACGGAAAATCCTACGACCGTCCAGTTCGACCACCGGATACTGGGTACGGCCACGCTCACGCTCATCACGGGAATGTTCCTAATATCGCGCCGGCGAATGTTGCCCCCACGGGCCTATCGGGCGGCCACAGCCGTAGCCGTGATGGGCTGGATGCAGGTGGCCCTTGGCATAACCACGTTGCTTACTTACGTTCCCGTTCCCCTGGCCGCTAGTCATCAGTCCGGCTCGttacttttgctttcgttcgcCATTTGGCTCACGCACGAACTGAAGCTTGTCCGAAGGTTACctaaataa
- the LOC126578609 gene encoding transport and Golgi organization protein 11 isoform X1, with amino-acid sequence MARSISPGGYSNYEDDSLFQNAAFTHDISEQMRVPKRIRATGDYFDDHERDVLPNGNGEINSWNYHNKIDMTVPDRIVVLGQDQHLVLTSGTKSAPREIMLENSILPKDPGFVRVSTPPRVITLNEHHFPSASDEPEENAKDLEQEDDYGPASLESLEDPNNSQVFYSRPSASRAGHSREPTAKRSAFSKYNNELTLTRSMREETPTFGGSLENLTPSEEVTHLRRQVAKINRRLLALELDSVQMQQREKIMYCVGMAYLLFKTFVWLSRK; translated from the exons ATGGCTCGCTCCATAAGCCCGGGGGGATACTCGAACTACGAGGACGACTCGCTGTTCCAGAACGCCGCCTTCACGCACGACATCAGTGAGCAGATGCGCGTTCCGAAGCGGATCCGGGCCACCGGAGACTACTTCGATGATCACGAGCGAGATGTGCTGCCAAACGGGAACGGAGAAATCAACTCGTGGAACTACCATAACAAGATCGATATGACCGTACCGGACCGTATCGTGGTGCTTGGCCAGGATCAGCATTTGG TTCTTACGTCAGGCACGAAATCGGCTCCGCGAGAGATCATGCTGGAGAATTCCATCCTGCCGAAGGATCCGGGGTTCGTGCGGGTGTCCACACCGCCCCGTGTGATCACGCTCAACGAGCACCACTTCCCGTCGGCCTCCGATGAGCCGGAAGAGAACGCCAAAGATCTCGAGCAGGAGGATGACTACGGGCCGGCTTCCCTGGAATCGCTCGAAGACCCCAACAACAGCCAGGTGTTCTACTCGCGACCGTCGGCCTCTCGTGCTGGCCACTCCCGAGAACCTACCGCGAAGCGATCCGCATTCTCCAAGTACAACAATGAGCTGACACTGACCAGAAG CATGCGCGAAGAAACACCAACATTCGGTGGCAGCCTGGAGAACCTAACGCCCTCCGAGGAAGTAACGCACTTACGGCGCCAGGTGGCCAAGATCAACCGGCGCCTACTGGCTCTTGAGCTGGATTCGGTGCAGATGCAGCAGCGAGAAAAGATCATGTACTGCGTCGGCATGGCGTACCTGCTGTTCAAAACCTTCGTGTGGCTAAGCCGGAAATAG
- the LOC126581153 gene encoding uncharacterized protein LOC126581153: MSATMDGSTNLLLECVRYVVSPNAETFLSFVTKHKTALIDAVQLLPKAEATEEVELALTFMQHYMHLEDDGVVDKPTAKHRTLIDRRKSLFEILLDLHSAMRATCVGFALYFYGENPITTKAIELLLQFPAFSETRNEQLSLAGPIPALHQAYCTMIVFDSCDLESASDRLAFAWATNDAPWAIRNVLVQETVKDELLQLVRLKLKPYTEEQKQFLKKPLEKALAEAENLGAQLVQSPTDASTIKPTLALLPGVQYLLPESANAPQPSPIVTVSVFRTAKEAVTLANANNGGSVSLWTEELSLTFEVAYGLQCGTVWVNSYAELNPKCPYTFRKEDYTYGSDYAVCEKKTKKVFAATAAEPTNSTDRNQAAIKSLGTYVTDTRSYRGSGVLVEKGIHYETICSPVDVKVYGEGHRLAIVGNFWDTFVSLDVIDRRMVLDTVHNQRKVICIPFGVTFAN; the protein is encoded by the exons ATGAGTGCCACGATGGACGGATCCACG AACCTTCTGTTGGAGTGCGTGCGCTACGTGGTTTCGCCGAATGCAGAGACCTTCCTCAGCTTTGTGACCAAGCACAAGACGGCCCTTATCGATGCGGTCCAGCTGCTACCCAAGGCCGAAGCGACGGAGGAAGTGGAGCTCGCGCTGACCTTTATGCAGCACTATATGCATCTGGAAGATGATGGGGTGGTCGATAAGCCGACCGCCAAGCACCGGACGCTGATCGATCGCCGGAAGTCACTGTTCGAGATTCTGCTCGATCTGCACTCGGCCATGCGTGCCACCTGCGTGGGCTTTGCGCTGTACTTTTACGGCGAAAATCCGATCACGACCAAAgcgatcgagctgctgctgcagttcccGGCCTTCTCCGAGACACGGAACGAACAGCTGTCGCTAGCCGGGCCCATCCCGGCCCTCCATCAAGCCTACTGCACGATGATTGTGTTCGACTCGTGCGATCTGGAGTCGGCCAGTGATCGATTGGCCTTCGCTTGGGCAACGAACGATGCACCGTGGGCCATCCGGAACGTGCTGGTGCAGGAAACGGTAAAGGATGAGCTGTTGCAGCTCGTTCGCTTGAAACTGAAGCCGTACACCGAGGAACAGAAACAGTTCCTGAAGAAACCTCTCGAGAAGGCACTGGCTGAGGCTGAGAATCTCGGTGCGCAACTGGTACAGAGTCCCACGGATGCGAGCACGATCAAGCCGACCCTTGCATTGCTGCCGGGAGTGCAGTATTTGCTACCGGAATCGGCCAACGCACCGCAGCCGAGCCCGATCGTAacggtttccgttttccgtacGGCCAAGGAAGCGGTAACACTggccaacgccaacaacgGAGGTTCGGTGTCGCTGTGGACCGAGGAGCTTTCGCTGACGTTCGAGGTCGCGTACGGATTGCAGTGTGGCACGGTCTGGGTCAACAGCTACGCCGAACTGAACCCCAAGTGCCCGTACACGTTCCGGAAGGAGGATTACACGTACGGATCGGACTATGCCGTTTGtgagaagaaaacaaagaaggTGTTTGCGGCTACGGCCGCTGAACCTACGAACAGCACCGATCGAAACCAGGCGGCCATCAAGAGCCTGGGAACGTACGTGACCGATACGCGTAGCTACCGTGGCAgtggggtgctggtggaaaaggGCATTCACTATGAGACGATCTGCAGCCCGGTGGATGTAAAGGTGTACGGCGAAGGTCACCGGCTGGCGATTGTGGGCAACTTTTGGGATACGTTCGTGTCGCTGGACGTGATCGATCGGCGCATGGTGCTGGATACCGTGCACAACCAGCGTAAAGTGATTTGCATTCCGTTTGGTGTTACCTTTGCTAACTGA
- the LOC126570411 gene encoding fatty acid hydroxylase domain-containing protein 2-like has protein sequence MNFTGFGESSVNLTIGTQESVAQFIEHQQNLSRGLVEPYWNALLDVIGDDPDMLYVWYLTIYSYGLFWIVGGLFVLMDLTNWPRFMRKYKTQPGTNEPLEWNRFTHLVRTVLYNQLVFGIPTTYVVYHINKYMVECVPDVRYVPPLDVLLRDMVVCILGWEVGFYYTHRIFHSRHFYQRFHKLHHEWRAPVALSAMYAHPLEFVVSDLLPVYLGPAIMKCHVFTMVLWLTFVMWDTIGDHSGYHLPFLGSSESHDYHHQNFNQCYGNYGICDRLHGTNDEFRKKKQYQRHYRIFSLKSARELVPVR, from the exons ATGAATTTCACAGGTTTTGGTGAATCGTCCGTTAATCTAACGATAGGCACACAGGAAAGTGTCGCACAGTTTATCGAACATCAGCAGAATCTTTCGCGTGGCCTCGTAGAACCTTACTGGAATGCGTTGCTGGATGTCATCG GCGATGATCCGGATATGCTGTACGTTTGGTACCTGACGATTTACTCCTACGGTCTGTTCTGGATCGTCGGTGGTCTGTTTGTCCTAATGGACCTAACGAATTGGCCCCGATTTATGCGCAAGTACAAAACACAACCCGGTACCAATGAACCACTGGAGTGGAATCGTTTCACGCATCTCGTCCGAACGGTGCTCTACAACCAGCTAGTATTCGGCATTCCAACTACGTACGTCGTGTATCACATCAACAAGTACATGGTCGAGTGTGTGCCCGACGTACGCTACGTGCCACCgctcgatgtgctgctgcgcGATATGGTCGTGTGTATCCTGGGCTGGGAGGTTGGGTTCTACTACACCCACCGGATATTCCACAGTCGCCATTTTTATCAACGATTCCACAAACTGCACCACGAGTGGCGCGCACCCGTGGCACTGTCGGCCATGTACGCCCATCCGCTCGAGTTCGTCGTCAGTGATCTGCTACCGGTTTACCTCGGTCCGGCCATCATGAAGTGTCACGTCTTCACGATGGTTCTGTGGCTCACGTTCGTCATGTGGGACACGATCGGTGACCATTCCGGTTACCATCTGCCGTTCCTGGGAAGCTCAGAATCGCACGACTACCATCATCAGAA CTTCAACCAGTGCTACGGCAACTACGGGATCTGTGATCGACTGCACGGAACGAATGATGAGTTCCGCAAGAAGAAGCAATACCAGCGCCATTACCGAATCTTCAGCCTCAAGTCGGCGCGCGAGCTGGTGCCGGTTCGATGA